In Pikeienuella piscinae, the sequence GCGCGGAATATCGAATAGCGCGCGCTGGCAGGGGATAATCGACATGCGGGGCTCCTTCGCCCCTTCGCTAACGGCTTATTCCACCGCGATCAATCGCCTTCAGACCGGGTCGCAGAAGCTCAGGCCGTCGGCCTCGGCCGGGGTCCAGTTCTCGGATTTGCCGAGCAGAGGAACGCCGAGATAGCCGCGCGCCTTGAGCCCGTCATCGGTGCGCGCAAGATCGAAGTCGAACCGCTCGCCGGTTTTCGGATCGTAGACCTCGCCGCCGGACCAACGACCGTCCTCGTCAGGACGAAGGCCGGTGATCACCTCGATGCCGCACCAGGGGCGGTCCCTGAGCGCGGTGTCGGGGTTTTTCGAGTCGAGACGCGGCGTCCCGTCCTTCCAGTTCGGCTTCTTCAGCCAGACCGTGCGGCCGCAGAGCGCGCCGTCGTCGCATTCATAGAGCCGGACGACGACGCCCTCCTTCTCCGTCAGCCAAAGCCCGGTCGGGGGATCGGCGCGCGCCTCCAGCACTGCCGGGAGCGTCGCGAGGAGGAGGGCGGCGAAGAATAGGCGGATCATTCTGCGGTTCTTTCGTTCGGCGTTCTTCGTCTCACGTATGAACACACCCGGTCCGTCGCAAAGCGCAAAAGATCACGTTGCGTTTCGGCGTCGACATGGCGGCGGGGCGGATCGGCGGCGCCAGTTTCCGATCGGCGCCAGGAGGCGACGGATTCCCCTCCGAAGACGACATTTCGCCCATTGACGCCATCCCGCTTGCGCGCCTATCCCGGCTGCGGGCAGGTCGTCGGGTATGGGCGAGCGGCGGCAGGCTCAGCAATTTCGCCCTGACGATGGAGCGCGTCGATG encodes:
- a CDS encoding DUF2147 domain-containing protein: MIRLFFAALLLATLPAVLEARADPPTGLWLTEKEGVVVRLYECDDGALCGRTVWLKKPNWKDGTPRLDSKNPDTALRDRPWCGIEVITGLRPDEDGRWSGGEVYDPKTGERFDFDLARTDDGLKARGYLGVPLLGKSENWTPAEADGLSFCDPV